From a region of the Rhodococcus sp. 4CII genome:
- a CDS encoding HIT domain-containing protein: MNCIFCEIVSGRSEASVVYEDDAVLAFLDIRPWTSGHLLVVPRRHASGLADLDPGDGAAVFAAGQRIATALRHGPMRAQGVNLFLADGIAAGQEVFHVHLHVVPRTAGDGFGLRGMPKSPSRIALDQTAGVIRSSLA, translated from the coding sequence GTGAACTGCATTTTCTGCGAGATCGTCTCGGGCCGGTCCGAGGCGAGTGTCGTGTACGAGGACGACGCCGTGCTGGCCTTCCTGGACATCCGGCCGTGGACGTCCGGGCACCTGCTGGTGGTCCCGCGGCGGCACGCGAGCGGGCTCGCGGACCTCGACCCCGGGGACGGGGCGGCGGTGTTCGCGGCCGGACAGCGGATCGCGACTGCGCTGCGGCACGGTCCGATGCGGGCGCAGGGCGTGAACCTGTTTCTCGCCGACGGGATCGCCGCCGGGCAGGAGGTGTTCCACGTCCACCTGCATGTGGTTCCCCGCACCGCGGGTGACGGTTTCGGGTTGCGCGGAATGCCGAAGTCGCCGAGCCGGATCGCGCTCGATCAGACGGCGGGCGTCATCCGTTCCTCCCTCGCCTGA
- a CDS encoding NRDE family protein, producing MCLVLFAWHTRPDLPLVVAANRDEFYARPTEPLQWWGDDFVAGRDLLAGGTWMGVTATLRFAAVTNVRNGTPSTGARSRGVLPVDFLRGRLSPADYAEQVAANGADYGSFNLLAGDTEELWWTTNRPHGRSQRVQPGVHGLSNAELDTPWPKVTGGTQAFAAALAADDGSPDADPQGYFDVLADSDPAPWDSLPDTGIEPELERALSSRFIRYRDYGTRASTLLRIRSDGTFDITERRFDENGALLSGE from the coding sequence ATGTGCCTGGTCCTGTTCGCCTGGCATACCCGCCCCGATCTCCCCCTCGTCGTCGCGGCCAACCGGGACGAGTTCTACGCCCGCCCCACCGAGCCTCTGCAGTGGTGGGGAGACGACTTCGTCGCGGGTCGCGATCTCCTCGCCGGCGGAACGTGGATGGGTGTCACCGCCACCCTGCGATTCGCCGCCGTCACCAACGTCCGCAACGGCACCCCGTCCACCGGCGCCCGGTCCCGCGGGGTACTGCCCGTCGACTTTCTCCGCGGCCGGCTCTCACCCGCCGACTACGCCGAGCAGGTGGCCGCGAACGGCGCCGACTACGGCAGCTTCAACCTGCTCGCAGGCGACACCGAGGAATTGTGGTGGACCACCAACCGGCCCCACGGTCGCAGCCAGCGGGTGCAGCCGGGCGTCCACGGCCTGTCCAACGCCGAACTCGACACACCGTGGCCGAAGGTCACCGGCGGCACACAGGCGTTCGCCGCCGCGCTCGCCGCCGACGACGGCAGCCCCGACGCCGACCCGCAGGGGTATTTCGACGTCCTCGCCGACAGCGACCCGGCACCGTGGGACTCCCTGCCCGACACGGGCATCGAACCCGAACTCGAACGCGCCCTCTCGTCCCGGTTCATCCGCTACCGCGACTACGGGACCCGGGCGTCGACCCTGCTGCGGATCAGGTCGGACGGGACCTTCGACATCACCGAACGACGGTTCGACGAGAACGGAGCCCTCCTCTCAGGTGAGTGA
- a CDS encoding MarR family winged helix-turn-helix transcriptional regulator, protein MAQNEAPDHLAPAEQLFAAIGLLRRHTRRLVGRPWPETPLTGSQVELVRLLRRRPGTSVAEAAAALGLAANTVSTLVRQLTDAGLIERVRDESDRRVARLALTDEARAQVERWRDRRNVQVAAAFDALSAEDREAIESAIPAITRLAGALHPDRAVESDQEVVR, encoded by the coding sequence ATGGCACAGAACGAGGCACCCGACCACCTGGCGCCTGCCGAACAGCTCTTCGCCGCAATCGGACTCCTGCGCAGGCACACCCGCCGACTGGTCGGCCGCCCGTGGCCGGAAACGCCGCTGACGGGGTCGCAGGTGGAATTGGTGCGCCTGCTGCGCCGCAGGCCCGGCACGTCCGTCGCGGAAGCGGCGGCGGCCCTGGGCCTCGCCGCGAACACGGTCTCCACTCTCGTGCGGCAACTCACCGACGCCGGTCTGATCGAACGGGTGCGGGACGAGTCCGACCGTCGCGTCGCCCGCCTCGCACTCACCGACGAGGCGCGTGCGCAGGTCGAGCGCTGGCGTGACCGTCGCAACGTGCAGGTCGCCGCCGCCTTCGACGCCCTGAGCGCGGAGGACCGGGAGGCCATCGAATCCGCCATTCCCGCCATCACCCGCCTCGCCGGAGCGCTGCACCCGGACCGAGCCGTGGAGAGCGATCAGGAGGTCGTCAGATGA
- a CDS encoding ABC transporter ATP-binding protein codes for MMFRRDRTAARQRRSPDALELSHVTYRFGDYTAVNDLSLVIEAGECFGLLGPNGAGKTTTIRLLNTLLPLQDGDVSIFGCEVRTSAMAVRRLLGYVPQQLSIEGALTARENVSWFARLYDVPRSERRSRVDEVLEMVDLTDVADRVASSFSGGMVRRLELAQALVNRPSLLVLDEPTVGLDPVARDSVWTRVTEMQKQYGMTVLLTTHYMEEAEALCDRVALMHRGELRTVGSPSGLVAELGPGATLDDVFRHFTGDSLTADEKGGLRDVRSARRTARRMG; via the coding sequence ATGATGTTTCGCAGGGACCGCACCGCCGCCCGACAGCGGCGGTCCCCCGACGCGCTGGAACTGTCGCACGTGACGTACCGGTTCGGGGACTACACCGCGGTGAACGACCTGAGCCTCGTGATCGAGGCGGGGGAGTGCTTCGGCCTGCTCGGGCCCAACGGGGCGGGGAAGACCACGACGATCCGTCTGCTCAACACCCTTCTTCCGCTGCAGGACGGTGACGTGAGCATCTTCGGGTGTGAGGTGCGCACCTCTGCCATGGCCGTCCGGCGACTGCTCGGGTATGTGCCGCAACAGTTGTCGATCGAGGGCGCACTCACCGCCCGCGAGAACGTCTCCTGGTTCGCCCGCCTCTACGACGTGCCGCGGTCCGAGCGCCGCAGCCGGGTGGACGAGGTGCTGGAGATGGTGGATCTCACCGACGTCGCCGACCGGGTGGCGTCGAGTTTCTCGGGCGGCATGGTCCGCCGCCTCGAACTCGCGCAGGCACTGGTCAACCGGCCGTCGCTGCTGGTGCTCGACGAACCGACGGTCGGGCTCGATCCGGTCGCGCGGGACTCGGTGTGGACGCGTGTCACCGAGATGCAGAAGCAGTACGGGATGACGGTGCTGCTCACCACCCACTACATGGAAGAGGCCGAGGCACTGTGTGATCGGGTCGCGCTGATGCACCGCGGCGAACTGCGGACGGTGGGGTCACCGTCGGGGCTCGTCGCGGAATTGGGGCCCGGCGCGACGCTCGACGACGTTTTCCGCCATTTCACCGGTGACAGTCTCACCGCCGACGAGAAGGGAGGGCTCCGGGATGTTCGTAGCGCCCGCCGCACCGCCCGCCGTATGGGTTGA
- a CDS encoding ABC transporter permease — MFVAPAAPPAVWVEPPLRGVLRLLSRIVTFCLVELQKLRHDRSELVTRAIQPILWLVIFGETFSRIRAIPTGDVPYLDYLAPGIIAQSALFVAIFYGIQIIWERDAGVLTKLLVTPTPRAALVTGKAFAAGVRAVAQAVVVVVAAALLGVGMTWNPVRLLGVVVVVVLGAAFFSCLSVAIAGIVLKRDRLMGIGQAITMPLFFASNALYPVELMPGWVQAISRVNPLSYEVSALRGLLIGQPTNYWLDFGVLVAAAVLGIAVASALLGRLSR; from the coding sequence ATGTTCGTAGCGCCCGCCGCACCGCCCGCCGTATGGGTTGAACCGCCGCTCCGGGGTGTACTCCGGTTGTTGTCGCGGATCGTGACGTTCTGCCTGGTGGAATTGCAGAAACTGCGCCACGACCGGTCGGAGTTGGTGACCCGTGCGATCCAGCCGATTCTGTGGCTGGTCATCTTCGGGGAGACGTTCAGCCGCATCCGTGCGATCCCGACCGGCGACGTCCCCTATCTGGACTACCTGGCGCCGGGCATCATCGCCCAGTCGGCGCTGTTCGTCGCGATCTTCTACGGCATCCAGATCATCTGGGAGCGGGACGCCGGGGTGTTGACCAAACTGCTCGTGACACCCACTCCGCGTGCGGCTCTCGTGACGGGCAAGGCCTTCGCTGCCGGCGTCCGCGCGGTGGCTCAGGCCGTGGTGGTCGTGGTTGCGGCGGCACTCCTCGGGGTCGGGATGACGTGGAATCCGGTGCGCCTGCTGGGTGTGGTCGTGGTGGTGGTGCTGGGGGCCGCATTCTTCTCGTGCCTGTCCGTGGCCATCGCGGGAATCGTGCTCAAGCGTGACCGGCTGATGGGGATCGGTCAGGCGATCACCATGCCGCTGTTCTTCGCGTCGAACGCGTTGTACCCGGTGGAACTCATGCCCGGGTGGGTCCAGGCGATCAGCCGGGTGAACCCCCTGAGCTACGAGGTGTCCGCGCTCAGGGGGCTGCTGATCGGTCAGCCCACCAACTACTGGCTGGACTTCGGGGTGCTCGTCGCGGCCGCGGTGCTCGGGATCGCGGTCGCGTCCGCGCTGCTGGGGCGACTGTCCCGATAG
- a CDS encoding (2,3-dihydroxybenzoyl)adenylate synthase yields the protein MTTSVRAPLETTTGYPADLAARYRDAGYWTDETFQQFLPTRAEKFGDAIAVTGPDASGADRALTYRELCDRADRVAAGLQSSGVRPGDRVVVQLPNVVEYVEVIFAVFRLGALPVFALPAHRTQEISYFCSFADAAAYVITDTHAGFDYRTLARDVVSSAENPPRIIVAGAAQEFTSLDELRSAEPLSDGPTVGAESVAFLQLSGGTTGVSKLIPRTHTDYLYSVRESDRICGVDENTRMLVVLPAAHNFPMSSPGILGVLHAGGRVVLAPDPSPDTAFTLIEREGVTIASLVPPLALAWLAAAGRTERDISSLEVLQVGGAKFSAEAAKRVRPELGCTLQQVFGMAEGLVNYTRLDDPEDTIVTTQGRPISPDDEVRVVDDHGEPVPAGTSGHLLTRGPYTIRGYYRAPEHNSTAFTEDGFYRTGDVVRLTDDGYLVVEGRAKDQINRGGEKVAAEEVENHLLAHPAVADVAVVSMPDPYLGERSCAFVVVEGEQPKAVELKKFVRGRGLADYKVPDKVVFVDEFPVTGVGKISKSELRRALEKTFVTP from the coding sequence ATGACCACGAGCGTTCGCGCTCCCCTGGAGACCACCACCGGCTACCCCGCCGACCTCGCCGCACGCTACCGCGACGCCGGGTACTGGACGGACGAGACGTTCCAGCAGTTCCTGCCCACCCGCGCCGAGAAATTCGGGGACGCGATCGCCGTGACCGGACCCGACGCCTCCGGGGCCGACCGCGCGCTCACCTACCGGGAACTGTGCGACCGCGCCGACCGGGTCGCCGCCGGGCTGCAGTCGTCGGGGGTGCGGCCCGGCGACCGGGTGGTGGTGCAACTGCCGAACGTCGTCGAGTACGTCGAGGTGATCTTCGCGGTCTTCCGGCTCGGGGCACTCCCGGTGTTCGCGCTGCCCGCGCACCGCACCCAGGAGATCTCCTACTTCTGCAGCTTCGCCGATGCCGCGGCGTACGTGATCACCGATACGCACGCCGGATTCGACTACCGCACGCTCGCCCGCGACGTGGTGTCGTCGGCCGAGAACCCGCCGCGGATCATCGTCGCCGGCGCCGCGCAGGAGTTCACGTCCCTCGACGAACTGCGCTCGGCGGAACCGCTGTCGGACGGGCCGACGGTCGGCGCGGAATCCGTGGCGTTCCTGCAGCTGTCGGGCGGGACCACCGGCGTGTCGAAGCTGATCCCGCGAACCCACACCGACTACCTGTACTCGGTGCGGGAGTCCGACCGCATCTGTGGCGTCGACGAGAACACCCGGATGCTCGTCGTTCTCCCTGCGGCGCACAACTTTCCGATGAGCTCCCCGGGCATCCTCGGCGTCCTGCACGCCGGCGGTCGCGTGGTGCTCGCGCCGGATCCGAGCCCCGACACCGCGTTCACGCTCATCGAGCGGGAGGGCGTCACGATCGCGTCGCTGGTACCGCCGCTCGCGTTGGCCTGGCTCGCCGCCGCAGGCCGCACGGAACGGGACATCTCCAGCCTGGAGGTGCTGCAGGTGGGCGGCGCCAAGTTCAGCGCCGAGGCCGCCAAGCGGGTGCGTCCCGAACTCGGGTGCACACTGCAGCAGGTGTTCGGGATGGCGGAGGGACTGGTCAACTACACCCGGCTCGACGACCCCGAAGACACCATCGTCACCACCCAGGGCCGTCCGATCAGCCCCGACGACGAGGTACGGGTCGTCGACGACCACGGCGAACCCGTCCCGGCCGGCACGTCAGGTCACCTGCTCACCCGCGGTCCGTACACCATCCGCGGGTATTACCGGGCCCCCGAACACAATTCGACGGCGTTCACCGAGGACGGCTTCTACCGCACCGGCGACGTCGTCCGGCTCACGGACGACGGATACCTGGTGGTCGAGGGCCGCGCCAAGGACCAGATCAACCGCGGCGGCGAGAAAGTGGCCGCCGAGGAGGTCGAGAACCATCTGCTCGCGCACCCCGCCGTCGCCGACGTCGCGGTGGTGTCGATGCCCGACCCGTATCTCGGCGAGCGAAGTTGCGCGTTCGTCGTAGTCGAGGGCGAGCAGCCGAAGGCCGTCGAACTCAAGAAGTTCGTCCGCGGCCGCGGACTCGCCGACTACAAGGTGCCCGACAAGGTCGTGTTCGTCGACGAGTTCCCGGTCACCGGTGTCGGCAAGATCAGCAAGTCCGAACTGCGCCGGGCACTGGAGAAGACGTTTGTGACGCCGTGA
- a CDS encoding SDR family oxidoreductase has protein sequence MSGTTLVVGAAQGIGRATAITLSRSGHRVVLLDRDADGLAATAALLGTPPLGTTVTDIRDTHAVTGTVRRIEDEHGPVTALAHVAGVLETGSVLDADPASWQRVFDVNVTGLVNVLRAVGTGMRERAAGSIVVVGSNAAGVPRTGMGAYGASKAAVSMIVRVLGLELAEYGIRANIVAPGSTDTAMQRSLWSDPEDNAGARGAIDGDLGSFKVGIPLGRIADAADIADSVEFLLSDRARHITMQALYVDGGATLRA, from the coding sequence ATGAGCGGCACGACACTGGTCGTCGGAGCGGCCCAGGGCATCGGCCGGGCCACGGCAATCACCCTGTCGCGGTCCGGTCACCGCGTGGTGCTGCTCGACCGCGACGCCGACGGGCTCGCCGCCACCGCGGCCCTGCTCGGCACCCCGCCTCTCGGCACCACCGTCACCGACATCCGCGACACCCACGCCGTCACCGGCACCGTCCGCCGGATCGAGGACGAGCACGGTCCCGTCACCGCACTCGCGCACGTGGCAGGTGTCCTCGAGACCGGCTCGGTGCTCGACGCCGACCCCGCGAGCTGGCAGCGCGTGTTCGACGTCAACGTCACCGGACTCGTCAACGTGCTGCGCGCCGTCGGCACCGGAATGCGGGAGCGTGCAGCCGGTTCCATCGTCGTGGTCGGTTCCAACGCCGCGGGCGTCCCCCGCACCGGAATGGGCGCATACGGTGCGTCCAAGGCGGCCGTCTCGATGATCGTCCGGGTGCTCGGCCTCGAACTGGCCGAATACGGAATCCGCGCCAACATCGTCGCCCCCGGCTCGACGGACACCGCAATGCAGCGTTCGCTGTGGTCGGACCCGGAAGACAACGCCGGGGCGCGCGGAGCGATCGACGGAGACCTGGGCTCGTTCAAGGTCGGTATCCCGCTGGGCCGCATCGCCGACGCCGCCGACATCGCGGACTCCGTCGAGTTCCTCCTGTCGGATCGGGCGCGTCACATCACCATGCAGGCCCTATACGTCGACGGCGGCGCCACCCTCCGAGCCTGA
- a CDS encoding isochorismate synthase MenF, producing the protein MQSTAAAESTERSADLPPGAPFVLSRPHGTVIADGIRTGFDSARDAAAALRSGAVTSVAGALAFDRSHPAALIAPQALRRHPGSWTPRPRALPNVRTGASIPPEDEHVARVAAAISVLREPEAALHKVVLARSVVLYTDEPLHPHALLARLVDNDLGGNGFSVDLSAAGTGWSGRHLVGSSPEVLIRRHGDRVTCHPLAGSAPRHADPENDRLTADNLASSEKNLREHALVVDALRAGLEPFCTELDIPDRPTLTSTPQLWHLGTPVSGRLRDRSVTALDLAVAVHPTPAVCGTPTDVARALIGELEGDRGFYAGAVGWTDADGDGEWMVTIRCAQIDADGTTVTAYAGGGIVAASEPDDELAETTTKLGTVLTALGPSR; encoded by the coding sequence ATGCAGTCGACGGCCGCTGCCGAGTCCACAGAGAGGTCGGCGGACCTTCCGCCAGGCGCGCCGTTCGTTCTCTCCCGCCCGCACGGCACCGTGATCGCCGACGGCATCCGCACCGGTTTCGACTCCGCCCGCGACGCCGCCGCGGCCCTGCGGAGCGGCGCCGTTACCTCGGTGGCCGGAGCGCTCGCCTTCGACCGGTCACATCCCGCCGCACTGATCGCACCCCAGGCGTTGCGCCGTCACCCGGGAAGCTGGACACCTCGTCCGCGGGCCCTCCCGAATGTGCGCACCGGGGCGTCCATTCCCCCGGAGGACGAGCACGTCGCCCGGGTCGCCGCCGCGATTTCCGTGTTGCGGGAGCCCGAGGCCGCACTGCACAAGGTGGTGCTTGCCCGATCGGTGGTCCTGTACACCGACGAACCGCTGCATCCGCACGCCCTCCTCGCCCGGCTCGTGGACAACGATCTCGGCGGCAACGGCTTCAGCGTCGACCTGAGCGCCGCGGGCACCGGCTGGTCGGGACGGCACCTCGTCGGCTCGAGTCCCGAGGTACTCATCCGCCGCCACGGCGACCGGGTGACCTGCCATCCCCTGGCCGGCTCCGCTCCCCGGCACGCCGACCCCGAGAACGACCGGCTGACCGCGGACAACCTCGCCTCGTCGGAGAAGAATCTGCGCGAGCACGCGCTCGTCGTCGACGCGCTGCGGGCGGGTCTCGAACCGTTCTGCACCGAACTCGACATCCCGGACCGGCCCACCCTCACCAGCACTCCGCAGCTGTGGCACCTCGGCACGCCCGTGTCGGGACGGTTGCGGGACCGCTCGGTGACCGCACTGGACCTCGCCGTCGCCGTACACCCGACCCCCGCCGTCTGCGGCACCCCGACCGATGTCGCGCGGGCGCTGATCGGCGAACTCGAGGGCGACCGCGGCTTCTACGCCGGCGCCGTGGGCTGGACCGACGCCGACGGTGACGGCGAATGGATGGTCACCATCCGGTGCGCGCAGATCGACGCCGACGGCACCACCGTCACCGCCTACGCCGGTGGCGGCATCGTCGCCGCATCCGAACCGGACGACGAACTCGCCGAGACCACAACCAAACTGGGCACCGTCCTCACCGCGCTGGGACCGTCCCGATGA
- a CDS encoding Lrp/AsnC family transcriptional regulator yields MTERRFSLDQRIVAALQVDGRCSWSRIAQALGEPERNVTRHGIALLESGRVAVTAVANSGGTAIVRLQCSPGTVRVAASALAQRSDCIFVYVLTGTADCVAEIHVSRERLPKLVMDELPATMGVVRSWTDPVLRYFRTVREWEAGVLTPAEKQAIGGVAPPASFLTDLERGTRDPVDRTIIRELMQNGRVGTTALARTAGVSEATARRRVQALLTEGAISLRVVVDPALFGLRAEAMLFIKTQRNRIEPLVRGMLEMPYVRYAAGTAGEYQVVANIAAPDESVLYDYITTAPWVADAMALETNMVVQAVKRSGRAM; encoded by the coding sequence ATGACCGAACGCAGGTTCTCGCTCGATCAGCGGATCGTCGCTGCCCTCCAGGTCGACGGGCGGTGTTCCTGGAGTCGCATCGCCCAGGCGCTGGGCGAACCCGAACGGAACGTCACCCGGCACGGCATCGCGCTCCTCGAGTCCGGCCGGGTGGCCGTCACCGCGGTCGCGAACAGCGGCGGCACCGCGATCGTCCGACTCCAGTGCTCGCCGGGCACGGTGCGGGTTGCGGCGAGCGCCCTCGCCCAGCGCAGCGACTGCATCTTCGTGTACGTCCTCACCGGCACCGCCGACTGCGTCGCCGAGATCCACGTGTCCCGGGAGCGCCTCCCGAAGCTCGTCATGGACGAACTGCCCGCGACGATGGGCGTGGTCCGGAGTTGGACCGACCCCGTCCTGCGGTACTTCCGCACGGTCCGCGAATGGGAGGCCGGGGTACTGACCCCGGCCGAGAAGCAAGCGATCGGCGGGGTGGCGCCCCCGGCGTCGTTCCTCACCGACCTCGAGCGCGGCACCCGGGATCCGGTCGACCGGACGATCATCCGCGAACTGATGCAGAACGGCCGGGTGGGCACCACGGCGCTCGCCCGGACCGCGGGCGTGTCCGAGGCGACGGCCCGACGCCGCGTCCAGGCGCTGCTCACCGAGGGCGCGATCAGCCTCCGCGTCGTCGTCGATCCGGCCCTGTTCGGGCTGCGTGCCGAGGCGATGCTGTTCATCAAGACCCAGCGCAATCGGATCGAACCGTTGGTCCGGGGGATGCTCGAGATGCCGTATGTGCGGTACGCGGCCGGCACGGCGGGCGAATATCAGGTGGTCGCCAACATTGCCGCGCCCGACGAGTCGGTGCTCTACGACTACATCACCACCGCGCCGTGGGTGGCCGACGCGATGGCCCTCGAAACCAACATGGTGGTGCAGGCGGTCAAGCGCAGCGGCAGGGCAATGTGA
- a CDS encoding sodium:solute symporter: MTNSALWITLAGMIGLAVIAVGGRRKRAQSLSEWTVGKRNFGVVTSFFLQAGESFTTFTFLGVAGIAFTAGIGATYAIPYIPLGYVALYFIGPRIWKLSKDRGYITQADFFADRYRSPLLGRLVALCGIIFLLPYLQLQITGLGLIVRLVTGSASSGTLSMIVATVLVVGFVLWAGIHGLARTAYVKDVLILLAVVVLSVVIPLHFAGGIGDVFGQIAQTHSEMLTVNPGNYDGVWWTTSLLISAIGCGFLTTPHLWPPLLAAKNGRVIRSNNTFLPMYQVVMILPIMLGFVGILALNRSTSSNAVLLTLAGGALPNWALGLIAIAAASAAMLPAGAICIGISTLASHNLVTIRSERTKLRFNHLVVIAAATIALVLGLTRPDLLANLLLLTFGGLSQLAPGLAMALPNKPVLAKQSVFAGLLVGMLTVIVMTVFDLNLANIDAGICGLVLNLAVIAVVEAVVRATGPRTPAPAPSGDLPATTPILETST, encoded by the coding sequence ATGACGAACTCAGCTCTGTGGATCACCCTGGCCGGCATGATCGGTCTCGCCGTGATCGCCGTCGGCGGACGCCGGAAACGCGCTCAGAGCCTGAGCGAGTGGACGGTCGGCAAGCGGAACTTCGGTGTGGTCACCAGCTTCTTCCTGCAGGCGGGTGAATCGTTCACCACGTTCACATTCCTCGGTGTCGCCGGTATCGCGTTCACCGCGGGCATCGGCGCCACCTACGCGATTCCCTACATCCCGCTCGGCTATGTGGCCCTGTATTTCATTGGTCCGCGGATCTGGAAGCTCAGCAAGGACCGCGGCTACATCACCCAGGCCGATTTCTTCGCCGACCGCTACCGCAGCCCGCTGCTGGGTCGTCTCGTCGCCCTGTGCGGAATCATCTTCCTGCTCCCGTACCTGCAGTTGCAGATCACCGGTCTCGGCCTCATCGTCCGCCTCGTCACGGGCAGCGCGAGTTCGGGCACGCTGAGCATGATCGTCGCGACCGTCCTGGTCGTCGGCTTCGTGCTGTGGGCGGGTATCCACGGCCTCGCGCGCACCGCCTACGTCAAGGACGTCCTGATCCTGCTCGCCGTCGTGGTGCTGTCCGTCGTGATTCCGCTGCACTTCGCGGGTGGCATCGGCGACGTGTTCGGCCAGATCGCGCAGACACACAGCGAGATGCTGACCGTGAATCCCGGCAACTACGACGGGGTCTGGTGGACCACCAGCCTGCTGATCTCCGCGATCGGTTGCGGGTTCCTCACCACCCCGCACCTCTGGCCGCCGCTGCTCGCCGCGAAGAACGGCCGAGTCATCCGCTCCAACAACACTTTTCTGCCGATGTACCAGGTGGTGATGATTCTCCCGATCATGCTGGGCTTCGTCGGGATCCTGGCACTGAACCGGAGCACCAGCAGCAACGCCGTCCTGCTCACGCTGGCCGGGGGAGCCCTGCCGAACTGGGCGCTCGGACTGATCGCGATCGCTGCGGCGTCCGCGGCGATGCTGCCCGCCGGCGCCATCTGCATCGGCATCTCCACGCTGGCGTCGCACAACCTGGTGACGATTCGGAGCGAGCGCACCAAACTCCGGTTCAACCACCTCGTCGTGATCGCCGCTGCCACCATCGCCCTGGTGCTCGGTCTGACGCGTCCCGATCTGCTGGCCAACCTGCTGCTGCTCACATTCGGCGGGCTCAGCCAGCTCGCCCCCGGTCTGGCGATGGCCCTGCCGAACAAGCCGGTGCTCGCCAAGCAGTCCGTGTTCGCCGGACTTCTCGTCGGCATGCTCACCGTCATCGTGATGACCGTCTTCGACCTGAACCTCGCCAACATCGACGCCGGCATCTGCGGACTGGTCCTCAACCTCGCGGTGATCGCCGTGGTCGAGGCCGTCGTCCGCGCCACCGGTCCCCGCACCCCGGCCCCCGCGCCGTCGGGCGACCTTCCCGCCACCACCCCGATCCTGGAGACCTCGACATGA
- a CDS encoding amidase family protein, protein MTIDYYSTGREMLAALRSKDISARELLDLHTDRIAQVNPTVNALVSLDLDRAHATAAAADDRTAAGGPVGPLHGLPFAFKDTHDVAGFPTVAGSPLLVDNVPETSELIAERVTAAGAVTIGKSNVPEFAAGSHTFNTVFGTTTNPYDPTKSAGGSSGGAASALGAGMVPLADGSDMGGSLRNPASFCNVVGLRPTPGRVPCWPNSAPWDSLVTQGPMARNVDDLELLLSVIAGPDARIRSSLSADALTPRLGVAGMQGLRVAVSADLGGLFPLDAPVREIHDRQPSIFAAAGAVIAEDAPSIPDAEWVFRTLRAWRFKIDLGAQADATPDMLKPSLLDNIRQADRLSADDVAKAMVAQAEIQYRAVEFFTRHDVLVMPVSQVLPFDADLEYPAAVDGRRCDDYLDWMTSALTVTVLGCPSISVPAGFSADGLPVGVQIVAAPGNDLFLLDVARAYEELNPVGATRPHLLGGAARV, encoded by the coding sequence ATGACCATCGATTACTACTCGACCGGCCGCGAGATGCTCGCCGCACTCCGCAGCAAGGACATCTCGGCCCGCGAGTTGCTCGACCTCCACACCGACCGGATCGCGCAGGTGAATCCGACGGTCAACGCGCTCGTCAGCCTCGACCTGGACCGCGCGCACGCCACCGCGGCCGCCGCGGACGACCGGACCGCCGCCGGGGGACCGGTGGGGCCGTTGCACGGACTGCCGTTCGCCTTCAAGGACACTCACGACGTCGCCGGATTCCCCACGGTCGCCGGTTCGCCGCTGCTCGTCGACAACGTGCCCGAGACGAGCGAGCTGATCGCCGAACGCGTCACCGCGGCCGGGGCCGTCACGATCGGCAAGTCCAACGTCCCCGAATTCGCGGCTGGTTCGCACACGTTCAACACGGTCTTCGGAACCACCACCAACCCGTACGACCCGACGAAGAGCGCGGGTGGGTCGAGTGGCGGCGCCGCGTCCGCACTCGGTGCGGGCATGGTCCCGCTAGCCGACGGCAGCGACATGGGCGGATCGCTGCGCAACCCGGCGTCGTTCTGCAATGTGGTCGGGCTGCGCCCCACCCCGGGACGCGTGCCGTGCTGGCCGAACAGCGCGCCGTGGGACTCGCTCGTGACGCAGGGGCCGATGGCCCGGAACGTCGACGACCTCGAACTGCTGCTGTCGGTGATCGCCGGACCCGACGCACGCATCCGCAGCTCGCTCAGCGCCGACGCACTCACCCCCCGCCTCGGTGTCGCCGGTATGCAGGGTCTGCGCGTCGCGGTGTCCGCGGATCTGGGCGGCCTCTTCCCGTTGGATGCACCGGTCCGCGAGATTCACGACCGTCAGCCGTCGATCTTCGCCGCGGCCGGAGCGGTGATCGCCGAGGACGCGCCGTCGATTCCCGACGCCGAGTGGGTGTTCCGCACGCTGCGGGCGTGGCGGTTCAAGATCGATCTCGGCGCGCAGGCGGACGCCACCCCCGACATGCTGAAGCCGTCCCTCCTCGACAACATCCGGCAGGCGGACCGGCTGTCCGCCGACGACGTCGCGAAAGCCATGGTGGCGCAGGCGGAGATCCAGTACCGTGCCGTCGAATTCTTCACCCGGCACGACGTTCTGGTGATGCCGGTTTCCCAGGTGCTCCCGTTCGACGCCGACCTCGAATACCCGGCCGCCGTGGACGGACGCCGCTGCGACGACTACCTCGACTGGATGACGTCGGCGTTGACCGTGACGGTGCTGGGGTGCCCGTCGATCTCGGTTCCGGCCGGGTTCAGCGCAGACGGTCTGCCCGTCGGCGTCCAGATCGTCGCCGCCCCGGGCAACGACCTGTTCCTCCTCGACGTGGCGCGGGCCTACGAAGAGCTCAACCCTGTCGGGGCCACCCGCCCGCACCTCCTGGGCGGGGCAGCACGCGTCTAG